A genomic window from Meleagris gallopavo isolate NT-WF06-2002-E0010 breed Aviagen turkey brand Nicholas breeding stock chromosome 23, Turkey_5.1, whole genome shotgun sequence includes:
- the SLC66A1 gene encoding lysosomal amino acid transporter 1 homolog: MAEGLWASPPPGNGSDCPDGAVWVLRLLGECARDGRDVGSALLGLISIGCFAAAALPQFYQACKTGIMDRALSIYFLLGWLGGDLLNLIGSFLANQLPLQVYTAVYYVLADLAMLSLYGYYKAKNWGAGATAPINAACLFSLLGTATTLTVLSHDAGPALSPAAFRGRSLLSLGLEGPGPEPISKTEIVGFTIGSISSVLYLCSRLPQIYTNYRRKSTAGVSFLLFALVMLGNLLYGTSVLLKNPEPGQSEGDYILHHLPWLIGSLGVLSLDVIISFQFLAYRTGQPSAGEEREALLAEHGDS; encoded by the exons ATGGCGGAGGGGCTCTGGGCATCGCCCCCACCCGGCAACGGCTCCGACTGCCCCGACGGCGCCGTCTGGGTGCTGCGGCTGCTGGGCGAGTGCGCGCGGGACGGGCGCGATGTGGGCAGCGCGCTGCTGGGGCTGATCTCCATCGGCTGCTTCGCTGCTGCTGCGCTGCC GCAGTTCTACCAAGCCTGCAAGACAGGCATCATGGACCGGGCGCTCTCCATCTACTTCCTGCTGGGCTGGCTCGGTGGAGACCTCCTGAACCTCATCGGCTCCTTCCTGGCAAACCAGCTGCCCCTGCAG GTGTACACCGCTGTGTACTATGTGCTGGCAGACCTGGCGATGCTTTCCCTGTACGGTTACTACAAAGCCAAGAACTGGGGTGCAGGAG ccacagctcccaTCAACGCCGCATgcctcttctccctgctgggAACAGCCACGACCCTCACGGTGCTGAGCCACGACGCAGGCCCAGCCCTCAGTCCTGCAGCCTTCAGAGGGAGATCTCTGCTCTCCTTGGGCCTGGAGGGGCCTGGCCCTGAG CCCATCAGCAAGACTGAGATCGTTGGCTTCACCATCGGCTCCATCTCCTCCGTGCTGTACCTCTGCTCCCGGCTCCCCCAGATCTACACCAAC TACCGGAGGAAATCCACGGCCGGTGTCTCCTTCCTGCTCTTTGCCCTGGTGATGCTGGGGAACCTGCTGTATGGCACCAGTGTGCTGCTGAAGAACCCGGAGCCAGGGCAGAGCGAAGGTGACTACATCCTGCATCACCTGCCCTGGCTCATCGGCAGCCTGGGTGTCCTCTCCCTGGATGTCATC ATCTCGTTCCAGTTCCTCGCCTATCGCACAGGACAGCCCAGTGCCGGTGAGGAGCGAGAAGCACTGCTTGCTGAGCATGGTGACAGCTGA